Proteins encoded by one window of Muntiacus reevesi chromosome 6, mMunRee1.1, whole genome shotgun sequence:
- the NAPEPLD gene encoding N-acyl-phosphatidylethanolamine-hydrolyzing phospholipase D isoform X2, producing the protein MDENETNQSLMTSSQYPKEAVRKRQNSRSSGGRDSSRFSRKTFKLDYRLEEDVTKSKKGKDGRFVNPWPTWRNPSIPNVLRWLIMERDHSSVPCSKEELDKELPVLKPYFIDDPEEAGVREAGLRVTWLGHATVMVEMDELILLTDPVFSARASPLQHVGPKRFRRPPCTVAELPRIDAVLVSHNHYDHLDYNSVIALNERFGNELRWFVPLGLLDWMQKRGCENVIELDWWEENCVPGHDKVTFVFTPSQHWCKRTLMDDNKVLWGSWSVLGPWNRFFFAGDTGYCSAFEEIGKRFGPFDLAAIPIGAYEPRWFMKYQHVDPEEAVKIHIDVQTKKSVAIHWGTFALANEHYLEPPVKLCEALERYGLKTEDFFVLKHGESRYLNTDDEDVE; encoded by the exons ATGGATGAAAATGAAACCAACCAGTCCCTGATGACAAGTAGCCAGTATCCTAAAGAAGCAGTAAGAAAGCGCCAAAATTCACGGAGTTCTGGAGGACGTGATTCTTCTAGGTTTTCCAGGAAGACTTTCAAACTGGATTACAGACTAGAAGAAGATGTAACTAAATCAAAGAAAGGGAAGGATGGGAGATTTGTTAACCCTTGGCCAACGTGGAGAAATCCCTCTATTCCAAATGTTCTCAGATGGCTGATAATGGAAAGAGATCACAGCAGTGTTCCATGCTCCAAAGAG GAGCTTGATAAAGAACTCCCGGTGCTGAAGCCATATTTTATTGATGACCCTGAAGAAGCTGGAGTGAGGGAAGCTGGCTTAAGAGTCACATGGCTGGGACATGCAACAGTGATGGTGGAAATGGATGAGCTCATCTTGCTCACAGATCCCGTCTTCAGCGCTCGGGCCTCCCCATTGCAGCACGTGGGCCCCAAGCGGTTTCGTCGTCCCCCATGCACTGTCGCCGAGCTGCCCCGGATAGATGCAGTCCTTGTCAGCCACAACCACTACGACCACCTGGACTACAATTCTGTCATCGCTCTCAATGAGCGATTCGGTAACGAGCTGAGATGGTTTGTGCCTTTGGGGCTCCTGGACTGGATGCAGAAACGTGGCTGTGAGAATGTGATCGAGCTGGACTGGTGGGAGGAGAACTGTGTCCCCGGACATGACAAGGTCACCTTTGTGTTCACGCCTTCCCAGCACTGGTGTAAAAGGACTCTGATGGATGACAACAAGGTTCTCTGGGGCAGCTGGTCTGTCTTGGGGCCTTGGAACCGATTTTTTTTCGCAGGAGATACTGGTTATTGCTCTGCTTTTGAAGAGATAGGAAAAAGATTTGGCCCTTTTGACCTTGCAGCTATTCCCATTGGAGCGTATGAACCAAG GTGGTTTATGAAGTACCAGCATGTAGACCCAGAAGAGGCTGTAAAGATTCACATTGATGTTCAGACCAAGAAGTCTGTGGCGATTCACTGGGGAACTTTCGCCTTAGCAAATGAG CATTATTTAGAGCCTCCAGTGAAACTGTGTGAAGCTCTAGAAAGGTACGGACTTAAGACTGAGGATTTTTTTGTCCTGAAGCATGGCGAATCAAGATACCTTAATACTGATGATGAAGATGTTGAGTAA